The nucleotide sequence GTCGCTCTTTTTGCACGGAAGACTTGCCCTTTAGGACTGTCCTTTCCAATCTTTTCGCGGATACGGTGCCAGCCGAGCGGCGTTTGAAAACTGCCTATAATGGATCCCACCCCTTTTTCTGCTGTGGAACAGGGAACGGTCCAAACAACCTCACTATCTTTTATGATACGGAGCTGCTGATTCGAAACGGATACCCAAATTCCCAGACCATGGCCTACAAAATCTTCCCAACGGGACTGATCTTGTTCTTCCTCAGACAATATGCTCACGGGGGCTACACGATTGTCGATTTGTTCCATGACGATCTCCACACTATCCATAGGCGGACATTCTTCTGATAGCTCGGCGGCGCCAGTTTCACCACTGATCATCGCCGGTAAAAGCATTCCACAAAGAAGATAACCAATACTAAAAAAACATACAGAAGATATTCGCATAAAAGTTATTTTCCCACAAGAATAGAAAACCATAGCAGGTCGCTGTTATTTTATGAGGAACTTACATGATATAGGAAGTACATCTTTTCGTTTATGGACACG is from Candidatus Hydrogenedentota bacterium and encodes:
- a CDS encoding L,D-transpeptidase, producing the protein MRISSVCFFSIGYLLCGMLLPAMISGETGAAELSEECPPMDSVEIVMEQIDNRVAPVSILSEEEQDQSRWEDFVGHGLGIWVSVSNQQLRIIKDSEVVWTVPCSTAEKGVGSIIGSFQTPLGWHRIREKIGKDSPKGQVFRAKRATAEIWNLGDSSTEDLVLTRVLTLEGMEPGLNKGKDSKGTVVDSFQRYIYIHGTNDEDRIGSPASHGCVRLLNDDVIFLFDEVPQGTLVYIGE